Genomic window (Candidatus Parvarchaeota archaeon):
CCCGTAGGTTTTTGGGTCAAGGAGTATGCCTTCCACCTGCCGAATTATTCTTGCATACTCTAGCAGTGCCCTGGTGTTTTCCTCACTGAAGTCTACGAACATTTCCTCCTCATATCTTATGGATTTTGGAGTGGCGTCAAGCGTTGAGAGATCTTTGAGGTGGTCGTTGATGAAGGCTGCAGAAAACAATTCGTGCGGCGTCGCCATGCAGTCCACAACTAGCCTGTTCCCCACAACCTGGAATTTGCCCATGCAAGACAAATGTAGTTTGTTTTATAAATAAGTGACTGGTATGGTGGTAATATAATGTTGAATGGGGCGGTAGTATTGGTTGTTGGTGTGTGATTTTTAATATATATTGGGGATAAAGAGTAGTGGCAGTATTTGAGTGAATCAAGTGTGTTGTGCGTAGAGATTGGATTTTGATTTTTAGGGGGCGACAAGAATGGGAATTGACGAGATTGTTAAAAGTATCTTCAACAGCCAGCAGGAGCAAAAAAGTGCGGCTCATTTTGCCTTGAATGGGAGTTTCCTGCCATTCAGGCTCACAAGCAGGAAAAATGACACCGTGGACCTGATATTGGAGCTGACCAACATCTCAGGCGGTGACGTGCTGGCATCGGTCGCCGTGGCAGTTCCAAAAGGCATTGGTGTTGACAGCACAATGATAGCCAGGGAGAAAAACCTGCGCGTAGGGCAGATGAAGGCAGATGAGAGCAAAAAAGCCAGGATACCCATGTTTTCAGCCGCCTCGACTAAGCCAGGTGTTTACCCAATCAGTATTGAAGTCTTTTCCCATTACCGGGATTTTGGGCATGTGATTACTTCGATCAAAAAAGAATTTGAAGTGCGTGTGGTTTGAGAAGTCATTGCCGCGCGGTTGTTTTGGCCGTAATGGCGCGTCTTTCTAGATTTGCTCAGATTGTAGTTTTGCCTGCTCCAGCCTGCGGCAAATATCTTCCATAAGGCCGGCAAGTTGTGCGCCTTTTTCTGTCAGAGATGCGGTATTGAGCTTGCCTTTTTGCTCGAGTTTCACAAAGCCGGTTTTTTTGAAAGCAAGAAGGAGTTTGGAGGTAAAGACATAGGTGGTTTTTGCCTGGCGCGCAAGATTGGAGGCATACCAGGTTTTGCTTGTGTCCTTCAAGGCAAGAAGCACGGCGCATTGTTTTTCTTTTATGAGAAATGCCATACAAACATCCGAAGTGGGCACTTAGATTGATTTGTTGTGATTTAGTTGAGTGTTTTGTAGGTAATTTGAGTTTTGTTATTAAGATTATATGCGTCAATTAAATATGCAATGCCTGTTGCGTGGCCTGCCCCGATTATCAGAAGCACCCGCCCGCGCCCGGCATGCAGCACAGACATAAACATGTGCAAATCCCGGTTCCGGATTATGTGATAATAGGTTGTTGGGGCTTGCTGCTCGAAATATGCAAGGATTTGTTTTAGTTTGGCCGGCGATGCCAGTTCCGCGAGGGAGGATAGGGAGATTGTATTTTTGCTGAAAATAGGGATGAAGAGTTTGATTTTTTCTGACAGCGGCACGGACTTCAAAGCGGCCAGAGTAAGGGTAATTGGAATGTCGGCAAGAAGCATTGGAACGTTATTTTTTTTAGCAAGTTTTATCGCGCAAACCATTTCAAGGCCCGGGCTGGAGCCCAATATCTTCCCCAAAAGTTGTTGGGGCAGGTAAAAAAGCGAGAAAAACGGCTTTGACAGCAAATCAAAAATTGAAGGTTTTTTGTTTGTTGTAATGGCAGCATAACGTTGTTGGCACAACTCCAAGGCAACCATATTTGGCTTGAAGATTTGAAAGGCCTTGTCAACGATTTCATCATTGTTTTTATTTATGTGTATTGTGGGAAGAATGATTATTTCCATAAACACAACCGCTGAAAGAATCATGGTTTGAGAGTAAATGGGAAAGTTCGGGCCCAGAGGGATTTGAACCCCCGACGGGTGGATTAAGAGTCCACTGCTCTACCAAGCTGAGCTATAGGCCCAAAAGCTGAGAATAAGGAAGAAGATTGCTCCAATTAACTATAAAAGAATATACGGCAGGAAAAAGAAGTGTATTGATAAGATGTATTGGTGCGGGAATCGGTAAATGTTGGGTTTGGACAGATAATTTGGACAAATAATAACTAGTTTAAGGGTTGTTTGGCATAAAATGTTGGTTGAGATGGGAATTGTAATTTTGAGATTCGGGCACAGGATAATACGCGACGAGCGGGCGACTACGCATGTCTGCCTCACAGCAAGGGCCTTAGGTGCACAAAAGGCCGTGGTAAGTGGGGAGAAAGACGATAAGATACTGGCCAGTGTCAGGGGGATATGTAAGAAATGGGGAGGTAATTTTGAGATTGAATACGCCGCAGATTACGCGCGATTTTTGAAGGAAATAAAAAAAACACACAAGGTTGTCCATCTGACCATGTACGGCAGCCCAATATTGGAAAGGATAAATGCGATTAAAAAAATAGAGAATGTTTGTGTTGTTGTCGGCTCGCAAAAAGTTCCGCCATCCATTTATGAAATGGCAGACTATAACGTTTCCGTGACCGGCCAGCCACATTCGGAAATAGCTGCCCTTGCAGTTTTTTTAGATAGATATTTTGACGGAAAAGAATTTGATTTTGAATTTGTTGGTGGGATGAGTGTTGCATTAAATGATAGTGGTAAAAAAATAGTTTTGTGTAAATAATTCGAGAGAGTTTATATATTTGAGTTGCGGGAAATGAACGCCGTAAAACGGCGCGGGCGAGTTGTGTTGAGAAAAACAAAATCACCAAACAAACACAAAACAGATAAGGTTAAATTAAAGAAAGGCGGGCTGGAGGCTAAATTAAAAGCGAGGAACAGGGCCAAGCCAAATAAAAGAAAAGCTTTCAAAAATAACGAGCTTCTCTCAAGTGCGTTTGCCAGGCAGGGTTTGATTGAGCTTGCTGGTGAAAACGCCGTCAATGTGCTAAGAGAGTTTAGTTTTGAGATGAGTGACGAGGATTTGGCCAGGAAAAGCAAGACTAAATTATCAGATGTGCGGGCAGTCCTTAACAGGCTCCACACAACCGGGCTTGTCGATTATGCGCGAAGCCGCGACCCAGAGAGTGGTTGGTACTCATATGTGTGGAGAATCAACGACACGACAGTCGAAAAAATGATTGAGAGTTACAAACTCAAGAACGCACAAAACACCGAAAACACAGTTGTCGGCGGGGAAGTGTACTATTGCAAAGAGTGTGGTGAAGGAACGAAGGATAGTTTTGAAGAAGCCTATGACAAGAAATTCAAATGTTTGGGTTGTAGAAAGGATTTGGTTTTGTTTGAGTAATTTGATTTGTGTTTTAACCCCACCCAGACGGGTATATAAACATGAATGTACGAATTACACATATAGCGGGGTAGGGTAGTCTGGAGTGCCCGCTGGATTGGGCATAAAACTTGTTTTTGCCAAGGCGAAGCTCATAACCCAGAGACCGGTGGTTCAAAAAACTGAATACCAGTTTGAGATTCCACCCTCCGCTATTTCTTTTTATTTACATTTATTTGTAGTTAAACAGACCCCCCAGTTCCACTAATATCGGTTTTTTTAGGGTGGTTGGGTATTTTTTTAAAAAAGATTAAATATTATAATATATTGTAACTATAGTTACATAAATTATAAACAATATATAAACAATAATATTTTACAAATTTTATTACAAACGTAAAAAAATAAACAAAACCAAAGCAACAAACAACAACCAAACAACAATTGTTAATTGGGGGATTCTATGTTATTATATTTTTATGACCTACATGCCTCGGACGAAAAAAAATTCAACCAAATAAAAAGGAGGTTTTATTACCAATTCAACAAATCAAACCTTTCAAAATGCGCCCTTAAAACCAAATCCGTCCTTTATATTGATGATATTTATGAGTCTGAAGCCGATTCCTTCTTCAAACAATTCGCCGGCCAGCTTGTTGCCCACAAAACCAAATGCGAGTCAATAGAGCAAATTGTTTGAAATCGCCAGTTTTCTTAAATTTATCTAAAAACAACGAAAACTCTAATAAATAAACACAATTTTCAAAAATAGTATTAATAAAAAAATAATAAATCAGGATATTAGTGGAAGTGAGGGGTGGCTGCCGCCCCAAACTACCGACAACAGGTGTTTATTGGGCTGCCGCTTGCGGCCCAGAAACAACAACAACATCTTCCACTGATTTAACGCTTTTGTATAAAATGCTCTTATCCTTCAATATTCTCTTAGCCTCGTCCCTTGTTATGGATGAGAGGGGCTCCATGGTAAGCCTTACAACCTCACCTTTTTCCAAATCCAAAACAATATCTTGCACCCTGCCCAAAAATCGGCCGCTGTCGGTGTAAATATCCATACCATAAATCCTTGACACTTTGACGCCCATCATCTCACCTTCAATTCAAATCTTATTCGTATTTGTTCTCCAGATTTAAAAACCTTGCTTTGGTAATCTGTCTGTTTGCTGCTTGCAGGTGCGTTATTGTGGATGAGAAAGTACCAACCCAACACACTCACTGGATAGAAACATTAGCCAACAACATTACCTCTTCAAAGACGGGGCCATATGTCGTGAGTGCTGGCATAACAACTTCGGGCCCGTGCCATCTTGGGACGCTTTGCGAATTCCTTTTCCCAGCTGCCATACATAAACAACTGGTTTTGGCAGGGCACAAGGCAAAATTCTACTTTATCGCAGACATCTTAGATGCATTTGATTCAATCCCCTTAATTTTTTCTGAGTACGAAAACACACTAAAACCGCACTTGGGCAAACCGCTTTGCTACGTTCCAGACCCTGAAGGCTGCCATCCATCGTTTGGTGACCACTTCCTAGCTGAAATCAAAAATGTCATGGTAAAATTCCAGATACGCCCGGAGATTCTCAAAGCCTCTGAGCTCTATGCATCCGGCTCTTTTGACAAGCTTGCGGCCTTTTTTCTGGAAAATCAAAAAAGAACTTCTGTTGTGGTTGCGGAATCTTCCTTGAGGGAAAGCATGCCGCCAGACTGGTCGGCAATAATGCCCATTTGTGAAAAATGTGGGAGGATTGCCACTACAATAACAACGTCATACGACAAAAATACACAAATTTATACATACTCGGACTCGCGTGATGTCGGTTACACGAAAGGTTGTGGCTGGAGCGGGAGCAACAAACTTTCGGACCACAAATATAAATTGACCTGGAGGCTGCACTGGCCGTCCTGGATGGAGGTTCTTGGGACAAGCATCGAGGGTGCCGGCATGGACCACCATACAAAAGGCGGCTCTTGGGACACGCTTGCGGCTGTTTACAAAAACCTATTCAACAAGCAACCACCAATAGGCTTCAAATTCGGCTTCATACTTTTTCAAGGCAAAAAATATTCCAAATCCAAGGGCATTGGGATGGGTCTTTCAGAGTTACTGGAAATACTGCCGCCGGAACTTATTGCGTTTTCCCTTCTCAGGCCAGACCTGCAGGAAAACATCGACATCAATCCAACAACCCAAAACCTCCTCAAACTAATATCCGACTATACAAAAGCCATGGCAGATTCTTCAAAAGATTTATCCTCTTTGGAGCGCGCGCCGCGAAAAGCAGCGCTTGCGGCAAAAATATCTTCGCCAAACGGGATTCGTTGGCGCACCCAGTTTACCGACATTCTCCTATATTTTGAGCTTTATCGCAATTGGGGTGTTGTGGCAAACATGCTTGACGACAGTGCCGGCGTTGCGTACCTAAAGCCCTATGTGCTAGCTTGGGTGGAGCGCAAACTTGCCCCGCCTGAATACGTATTCGAACTTTCATTTTCAAAACTTTCCTCAACCACATCCAAATCATTTGTCCAATCCTTAAAACCAGGCGCTTCTCCTGAGGAAATTCACAATTTTGTGTTTGAATGCGCCAAACTTCACCAC
Coding sequences:
- the lysS gene encoding lysine--tRNA ligase → MFSRFKNLALVICLFAACRCVIVDEKVPTQHTHWIETLANNITSSKTGPYVVSAGITTSGPCHLGTLCEFLFPAAIHKQLVLAGHKAKFYFIADILDAFDSIPLIFSEYENTLKPHLGKPLCYVPDPEGCHPSFGDHFLAEIKNVMVKFQIRPEILKASELYASGSFDKLAAFFLENQKRTSVVVAESSLRESMPPDWSAIMPICEKCGRIATTITTSYDKNTQIYTYSDSRDVGYTKGCGWSGSNKLSDHKYKLTWRLHWPSWMEVLGTSIEGAGMDHHTKGGSWDTLAAVYKNLFNKQPPIGFKFGFILFQGKKYSKSKGIGMGLSELLEILPPELIAFSLLRPDLQENIDINPTTQNLLKLISDYTKAMADSSKDLSSLERAPRKAALAAKISSPNGIRWRTQFTDILLYFELYRNWGVVANMLDDSAGVAYLKPYVLAWVERKLAPPEYVFELSFSKLSSTTSKSFVQSLKPGASPEEIHNFVFECAKLHHIQPADLFKELYTHIIGKQSGPKLGKLIHAIGVETIKRELL
- a CDS encoding tRNA (cytidine(56)-2'-O)-methyltransferase encodes the protein MLVEMGIVILRFGHRIIRDERATTHVCLTARALGAQKAVVSGEKDDKILASVRGICKKWGGNFEIEYAADYARFLKEIKKTHKVVHLTMYGSPILERINAIKKIENVCVVVGSQKVPPSIYEMADYNVSVTGQPHSEIAALAVFLDRYFDGKEFDFEFVGGMSVALNDSGKKIVLCK